The DNA window GGATCCGACGAACATCGAGCACGGGTTGCTCGGCATCGAGGTAGATCCGCGCTTCTATGATGGAGAGCGCTACGTCTATCTGTACTACACGGAGCCGGAGACCATCATCAATACGCTTTCCCGCTTCCGGTACCGAGACGGGAGCATCGATCTGTCGAGCGAAGAGGTGCTGCTCCGGGTGCCCACGGAGCCGCAGTGCTGCCACCAGGCGGGCGATCTGGAGTGGGGGCCGGACGGCTCTCTCTACCTGTCTACGGGCGATACCGGCATGTCCGAAACCCGGCCGTCCTGGGAGCTCACCGATGAGGAGCTGCAGGCCTTCATGGACAAGCATGACCTGAAGGATTACCACTGGTCGCGCCTCGTAGACTCGGAGCGCTCGGCGCAAAACCTGCAGGACCTTCGCGGCAAGATCCTCCGCATCAACAAAGACGGCACCATTCCGAAGGATAATCCCTTCTACGGCGAGCCGGGCGTGCGGTGGGAAATTTACGCCTACGGTCTGCGCAATCCCTATCGCTTCAAGGTCGATCAAGAAACTGGGGTTTTGCACGTGGGCGTTGTGGGCCCGGACGCAGGCTACGACTACGACGAGTACAACCGGACGGTGGAGGGTGGGACGAACTTTGGCTGGCCACGGTCCATCGGACGCCTCTTCTACAACCAGATGGGGCCGGACGACATTCCGAACTACGAACCGCCCCTTTGGGAGTACACGTACCAGACCGGAGGCCGCTCCGCAACGGTGGGGCCCATTTACCGCTACGACGGTGAGGGGGGCTTCCCGGCGGCGTTCCAGGACAAAATGTTCGTGTACGACTGGGCGCGGCGCTGGGTCAAGTGGGTCGACGTGAAAGACCGCACCTTCCGAAGCGATACGTCTGAAAGTGTAAAGCGGACGCCCACCCAGTACACGGTGCCCGCCAAACGCTACACTGACATTAAGACCTTCGACCAGCTCACCACTACCACACCGATTTCGATGGAGGTGGGCCCGGATGGGGCGCTTTACTTGGCGGAGTTTGACGGCTTTTGGAGTGCGGGGGACAATGCGAAGCTCACGCGCTACCGCTGGGACCGCGGCCTTGATCCGGTAAGCAGTGCCTCTGCTCAGCCGGTGCCGGGAGAGGACGGGCATACCTTCCAGTTCGATGCCTCCGACTCGCACGATCCGGACGCGGGAGCCCTCGACTACCACTGGACGTTTGGGGATGGCACTTCGAGCACCAAGGTGCGTCCCACACACACGTATGAGGCCCCGGGCACCTATACGGTTCGCCTCGTCGTGACTGATCCGTCCGGTCGGGAAAGCACACCGGCCACGCTAACCGTGGAAGCGGGCGAAAATCCCCGGGTGGCTGAGACGGCTTCCGGTGCGTCGGCCACAGGGGACAACCGGTAATCCGCCCCTCCGTGTCCTTTTCACAGTACGACCTTGATCACTACCCGCAGTATGTTCACGTCCGATTCGCAGAGCTCGTCCTCCTTTCCGTGGTACGTCCAGTTTGGCGGGGCCCTTCTGGCCCTGGGTGTTTTTCTCGGCATGCAGGCCGAGGAGGGCACGGCCCCGGCCGCCGTGTCGTCGCCCACTGCCGTTCAGACCGCCGGTCTTTCGGTGAACCTTGCCGATGAGGGTGAGCAGATTTATAACACGCGGTGCATGAGCTGCCACCAAATGGGGGGGCGCGGGGTGCCCGGGAGCTTTCCGCCACTCCGAGACACCGACTGGGTAAATGGGGATAAAGGACGGCTTATCCGGATGCTGCTCCACGGCATTTCGGGGCAGATTGAGGTGAAGGGGCAGACGTACAGCGGCGTGATGCCCCCATGGGGGGGGGCTCTCGAAGATGAAGGCATTGCCGCTGTCTCTACCTACATTCGCTCCAACTTTGGCAACGACGCGTCCGCCATCACCGCGGAGGAAGTGGCCAAGGTGCGGGCGGCCACCAAGGGGCGGAAGAAGCCGTGGACGGCCGAGGAACTGAAGAAGAAGGCCAACCAGGGCATTCCGGGCGATTCGACCGCTACAGAAGACTAATCGACGGAGTTCTTCAGGGGCGCACGTCGGGGCTGGAGATCGAGCGCCGACGCCAGTTGCCGGCCGGCCCTTAGAAGGGCAGCGTCTTCCCCAGAGCGGGCATGCACTTGCACGCCGATGGGCAGCCCGTCGCTGGAGTCGCCCGCAGGGAGCGTGAGGATGGGGTGGCCGGTGACGGCCGTCGCGCAGTTGTAAGCCGCAAACGGCAGGGCGTAAGGGACCGATACGCCCTCGATGGAGAGTGCACGTCCCGTCTGACGATGGGAGAACGCGGGACGGGAGGCGACCGGTGTAAGCCACAGGTCCCAACTGGACAGAAACGTGTCGAGGGTTTCGGTGAGTTGCTTCTTTCGGTCCAACGCTGTGAGGTATCCCTGCGGGGAGAGACGCGCGCCCTGGGCGAGCAGCCGCCCAAGAAAGCCAAATTTATACCGGATGATCCCGTGCCAGAGCACGTCTCGGAGCGGCGGGGTCCGGAGCGGAAAGGGGAGTCCGGCGTTGAGCTCGAAGCCCTGAATGTGCGCCCACGTTTCTAGGGCCGAGTCGATATTTACGGGAGACGACCGCCGTTCCACTGTGCATCCGGCGTCCCGGAGTGTTCTGACGGTCTCGCGCAGGACCCGCTGTGTGTCCGTGTCGACCGGAACCCCGCCCAGTTCTGAAGTGACGGCAATCCGGAGAGATGCGAGCGACGGCGGGTCGGCTGTCGGGGGGGAGTGCAAGACCGACCAGGCCAACTGAAGGTCTTCGACGGTGCGAGCCATTGGGCCGGCAACGACGACGTGCTGCACTGTGCGGGGCTGGTTCGGCGGCATGAGGCCGTTGAGCGGCAGTGTCCCCTCGGTCGGACGAAGTCCCACCACGCCGCAGAAGTGGCTGGGCACCCGGATGGACCCGGCCACGTCTGCGCCCAACTCCAGCGGCGCAAATCCCGCGGCCAGTGCGGCCCCTGATCCTCCAGAACTGCCACCGGGGGTGCGCGCCAGATCCCATGGATTATTGGTGCGTCCAAACTGGGGGTTCCGACTTTGCCAGTCGTAGGCGGCAAGTGGGAGATTGGTCTTTCCCAGAAGAATGCCGCCCGCTTGGCGCAGGCGATTGACGAGAGGGCCGTCGGCGTCCGGCCGATAATTGCTGTACGAGGGGAGTCCGTAGGTTGTCCGTAGTCCGGCCGTTGCAAACTGGTCCTTCACTGTGAAAGGCACGCCGTGGAGTGGTCCCCACACCCGACCTGCGGCCAGGGCTCGATCGGCGGCCCGGGCTCGGCGTCGGGCTCGATCGACGTCAAGCGTCACGACGGCGTTCACGTCTGCGTTCCACCGCTCAATGCGATGGAGATGGGCCGCTACCACCTCCACAACTGAGCAGTCATGAGAGCGGATGCGGCGAGCGAGTTCGGTGGCTGAGCAGGACGAGAGGGCCGTCACTGAAAGGAAGGCCGCTGTGAGAAGTTAAGACATTATTTTGGTTTCCGCCGAGGGGGGGACTGAAAGGAGACGCCCTGACTGAAGATTGTTTTTTGGTGCGCCCCTTCCTCGCTCGGTTTCACCAACGACAGATTCTTGATGATCCGTCTCAGAGGACACCCAGCTCTTGAGTCATCCGCCATCCTTGGGACATGGATGCACTGGGGGAATCCTATGTTGAGAGGCGAGCACGATTTGCGTAGTATGACAACCTGAAGAGCCTTGGAATCCGCTATTCCCCGACTGCCCATTCACGCAGATCATGGTGGCGAAGAACCGCATCGGAGAGGTTGCCGTCTGGGGGCTCGTACTCGCTCCAGCCCTCCTTTGGGGCATCGGGGGACCGGACATCGTGACTGGACGTCAGTGGGGGACTGCGCAGGGGGTTCTATCAATCGGACAAGTGGCCGGGCTGGTAGGTATGGCCGCACTAGCAGTATCGTTCATCTTGTCCACCCGACTGCAATGGTTGGAAGACTATTTCGGCGGGCTCGACGGAATGTACCGCGTGCACCATCGCCTCGGTCTCACCGCCGTCGGGCTCCTGCTGGTGCATCCGGTTGGGCTAGCCCTGCGGTTTGTCCCTGCCGATTGGGGGCGAGCGGTCGGATTCCTGTTGCCGGGGCACGCTCGCTGGGCGGTTGATTTCGGGGTCTACGCGTTGTGGGGAATGGTCCTGCTGGTGATGATTACGCTCACGACCTGGGTGCCCTACGACAAGTGGAAACTCTCGCACAAGGCGCTAGGGGCGGTGCTGCTGTGCGGAGCGCTCCACATGTGGCTGGTTGAGCCTACGCGCGGAATGCCGGTGGCGGTGGCACAGCACGTGGGGCTTTGGGGCTACATGACCGGACTGGTAAGTGTGGGACTGGCCGGGGCCGTCTACAAAATAATCCTCCTGCCGCTCTGGCCGAAGCCACGATACACCGTGTCGAGAGTGGAACGGGTGAACGAAAATGTGCTGGACGTGAGCCTTACACCGATTGACGCTCCGCTCGATTTTGTGCCGGGGCAGTTCGTCTTCGTCACGTTCCACGGGGGCGGCCTGACCGAGGAATCACATCCGTACACGCTGTGTGGACCCGCAGATGAGGAGATCCTCAGGATCACGGTGAAGGCCCTCGGAGACTACACGACTCGGCTGTACGAGCAGTTGTCGGCGGGGCTAGAGGCGACGATCGACGGTCCGTACGGCCGGTTCGATTACCACGACGGCGGAGAGCGGCAGATTTGGATTGCGGGCGGGGTGGGCGTAGCGCCGTTTCTGAGTTGGGCGCGCAACGTGGCCCCCGAGGGGAGGGACGTGCCCATGGTCGATTTTTACTACTGCGTGCACGACCGCGGCGATGCGGTGTACCGGGAAGAGTTTGAGGCCCTTAGCCGGACGTGTCCAAACGTCAACGTCGCTCTCGTGTGCTCAGTCGAGGACGGGCACCTTCGGGCACGCGACCTGGGAGATGTCACGAATGCCGACATTTTCATGTGTGGTCCCAGGCGGCTTACGCAGGACCTCCGTCGACAGCTCCGGCAACGAGGCGTCCCCAGTGCCCGGATTCATTTCGAGGACTTTGAGTTTCGATAACAAAGGGCGGCCGCTTTGCTCATAGGATTCACCGCAGGTCGGGGGGGCAGCGAGGCTCCCAGCCGAACACAGTTTGCTCCGAACAACTTGCCGGTCGGAGAATAGAGGGAGACGCCGATTTTCTTTCTTGCATGATTCATTGCGCTATGCCGTTTTCTCTCACCAGTCTTGTTGATGATCATCCCCGATTTCGGACGCACGGCGGCGTCCGGCGGGACCTGGAGACCGCCTGTCTACACCATCCCGACATCGCCAGTTTCGAAGAGATCGGTCCTAGTGAAGAGGGGGCGATGCTCTATGGCGTACGGTTGGGAACGGGGGATCGCACCGTCAGTCTCATTGCCGGCAATCACGCCGACGAGCCTGTGGGCCCAGAGACGCTGCGCACCTTGGTGATCAATGCGCTGTCGCATCGAAACAAGATGGAGCCCTGGCTCCGCCGCTACACGTTCGTAATTGTGCCCCACACGAACCCGGACGGAGAGGCCCGCAACCGGCGGTGGATTGAGGCCTGGCCGGATATGGAGGCGTACCTTCGTCATGCGGTGCGAGAGAAGCCGGGGCGGGACCTGGAGTACGGATACCCGGCCATGCGACCCGAGAATGAGCATGTGTCGGGCTTTTTGCAGGATCATGGACCGTTTGCGATGCACATGAGCCTGCACGGCATGTCGGCGAGTGAGGGGGCAATGCTCCTCATTAACCGACCGTGGACCTTCCGCACGCAGGAGTTGCGAGATGCGTTTACAGAAGCGGCCGCAGCGGAGGGACTCCGCATGCATGACCACAACCGGAAGGGAGAGAAGGGCTTTTTCTGGATCGAGCCGGGATTCCAGACTACCCCCCGAGGCGATGCGATGCGTACCTATTTTCAGGCCCAGGACGATCCGGCGACTGCCCGGCAGTTTCATGACAGCTCAATGGAGTTTGTGATGTCGCTCGGGGGGGATCCGCTGGCCATGGTGACGGAGCTTCCGCTCTTTCTGGTGGAGAATGAGGACCCGACGCCCGGCCGCCCGGATCAATACTTGGCGCTTCGGGAGCGGTTGCCCGAGGTGAAAGCACGTCTGGAGCAGGGAAAAGAGGTAGACGACCTGCTTGCGCCGTTCAAGCTCCGGCCGGTGCCGCTGGACGTGGCGATGCGGTTGCAACTTCAGGCTCTCGAACTGGGCCTGGAAGCTGTGGCACCAATCGAGTAGCCTTCGCGTCCCGGGTAAGCACAGGAGACCTCCGTTAGACCCACAGGATCACGTTTGTACTGCTCCCATGTCGCAGATCGATCGCTTTCTCGATGCACTGGGGCGACTGGAGGTCGGGTGGACCTGCTCCACGGCAGATGAATTATCGTCTGTGCTCGAAGAGGTGCTTTCCCCTTCAAGTGTTGGGGCGCCACTGCCGTTCGAGGATCTGTCACTGGACGAGACGGACGTAAATCTGAAGCCCTCTCCGGCCGATATAGACGCCGCCGCAACGGGCGTCACCGCCGCCCGCCTAGCCATTGCCAGTTACGGGAGCATCCTCATTCAAAGCGCCGTGGATGCGACGGAAGCCGCGAGCCTTTTTCCCGACCGTCACGTGGCCATCCTTCGGGCCTCTGATATTGTGCCCGATATGGCGGCCGCGTTCGAACACCTCGGGCCCACCTTGCGGAACGATGCTGTGACCACTATTCTTGCCACCGGACCTAGTGCTACGGCGGACATGGGAGCTCTAGTGAAGGGGGCTCACGGTCCGATGGAGGTGCACGTACTACTCATAGAGGATCGGTGAGGGAGATATACCTTCTCCCCGGCGTTTGAACCGCTTTTATTTGCTTTGGTCCAGTATTGTCGTATGCCTGACGTCTCGCGACAAACGAAAGCGACGGAGATCCGGCGTCTCATGGAGACCGAGGGGGCGGCAGTGGCGGAGAACACGCAGGCCTTTAACGCCGGTCGGTATGCTTCGGTGGACGGACTAGACGACTATGAAGAGCTCAAGCAGTGGGCGCGGGACATCAAGGAGGACGCCATCGAGCGCCTCCCCCAGCTCATCGAGGAGGTCCGCAGACAGATCGAGGAACGTGGCGGATCGGTGTATCTGGCCGAAGACGCCGTCGATGCAAATCGGTACATTGC is part of the Salinibacter sp. 10B genome and encodes:
- a CDS encoding LUD domain-containing protein — its product is MSQIDRFLDALGRLEVGWTCSTADELSSVLEEVLSPSSVGAPLPFEDLSLDETDVNLKPSPADIDAAATGVTAARLAIASYGSILIQSAVDATEAASLFPDRHVAILRASDIVPDMAAAFEHLGPTLRNDAVTTILATGPSATADMGALVKGAHGPMEVHVLLIEDR
- a CDS encoding M14 family zinc carboxypeptidase — encoded protein: MPFSLTSLVDDHPRFRTHGGVRRDLETACLHHPDIASFEEIGPSEEGAMLYGVRLGTGDRTVSLIAGNHADEPVGPETLRTLVINALSHRNKMEPWLRRYTFVIVPHTNPDGEARNRRWIEAWPDMEAYLRHAVREKPGRDLEYGYPAMRPENEHVSGFLQDHGPFAMHMSLHGMSASEGAMLLINRPWTFRTQELRDAFTEAAAAEGLRMHDHNRKGEKGFFWIEPGFQTTPRGDAMRTYFQAQDDPATARQFHDSSMEFVMSLGGDPLAMVTELPLFLVENEDPTPGRPDQYLALRERLPEVKARLEQGKEVDDLLAPFKLRPVPLDVAMRLQLQALELGLEAVAPIE
- a CDS encoding amidase, which gives rise to MTALSSCSATELARRIRSHDCSVVEVVAAHLHRIERWNADVNAVVTLDVDRARRRARAADRALAAGRVWGPLHGVPFTVKDQFATAGLRTTYGLPSYSNYRPDADGPLVNRLRQAGGILLGKTNLPLAAYDWQSRNPQFGRTNNPWDLARTPGGSSGGSGAALAAGFAPLELGADVAGSIRVPSHFCGVVGLRPTEGTLPLNGLMPPNQPRTVQHVVVAGPMARTVEDLQLAWSVLHSPPTADPPSLASLRIAVTSELGGVPVDTDTQRVLRETVRTLRDAGCTVERRSSPVNIDSALETWAHIQGFELNAGLPFPLRTPPLRDVLWHGIIRYKFGFLGRLLAQGARLSPQGYLTALDRKKQLTETLDTFLSSWDLWLTPVASRPAFSHRQTGRALSIEGVSVPYALPFAAYNCATAVTGHPILTLPAGDSSDGLPIGVQVHARSGEDAALLRAGRQLASALDLQPRRAPLKNSVD
- a CDS encoding ferric reductase-like transmembrane domain-containing protein, with product MVAKNRIGEVAVWGLVLAPALLWGIGGPDIVTGRQWGTAQGVLSIGQVAGLVGMAALAVSFILSTRLQWLEDYFGGLDGMYRVHHRLGLTAVGLLLVHPVGLALRFVPADWGRAVGFLLPGHARWAVDFGVYALWGMVLLVMITLTTWVPYDKWKLSHKALGAVLLCGALHMWLVEPTRGMPVAVAQHVGLWGYMTGLVSVGLAGAVYKIILLPLWPKPRYTVSRVERVNENVLDVSLTPIDAPLDFVPGQFVFVTFHGGGLTEESHPYTLCGPADEEILRITVKALGDYTTRLYEQLSAGLEATIDGPYGRFDYHDGGERQIWIAGGVGVAPFLSWARNVAPEGRDVPMVDFYYCVHDRGDAVYREEFEALSRTCPNVNVALVCSVEDGHLRARDLGDVTNADIFMCGPRRLTQDLRRQLRQRGVPSARIHFEDFEFR
- a CDS encoding cytochrome c, which produces MFTSDSQSSSSFPWYVQFGGALLALGVFLGMQAEEGTAPAAVSSPTAVQTAGLSVNLADEGEQIYNTRCMSCHQMGGRGVPGSFPPLRDTDWVNGDKGRLIRMLLHGISGQIEVKGQTYSGVMPPWGGALEDEGIAAVSTYIRSNFGNDASAITAEEVAKVRAATKGRKKPWTAEELKKKANQGIPGDSTATED